From Scomber scombrus chromosome 13, fScoSco1.1, whole genome shotgun sequence, a single genomic window includes:
- the LOC133993243 gene encoding protein FAM171B-like has protein sequence MKQEPFQHQQQILQPLPGSAFNLKVQVIDMLSRQYLSQAVVEVYINYTRTNTALTGEDGGVLLHVPYQTGLPVTLAASKNGYIHTLLPCKISRMPIFSSVTVTLLGRNQGNIWLFEDSFLITGKTSDAPFQPVVKFPKGLLNLTDSSDISSFKAYLTIPKLPSEEDGFLNTVGVMSSKSGYVSVELSPVAAVSVQLFYRDVELNVSGPVQISLTLPDNCGLQTSNIVPAWLYNSTTGGWMRKGLGTVLLVDEKLRWTFTAPHLGYWIAAPLPSTRGFFGLAILIDFISRHSSFLMVFLGGVIFIVISLTVVLLHYCRSTPSKAKMILPVTTKDQTTSTCDDKVFDVSSGDTSHSQDGLNQSFTERGDNQHNAAVSIYNGNVIANPSAVAIALECAELDLNTDPNDFTTEQMRVPVSLTDNLFFYNQPVAILHAPAFFHLEEQLEQPQWSKSATLPRAGVSNSAVTEPQGKNNFTQTVPKSPSATQNQAVETEDQLGVLEDCRASTSNTSRSQYGLPESVSVPGTLNKIRGNRHSMHALAELSKIPSPQPPRAWFVSLEGKPAAEIHYSVSEQQRRRRPVESRETSLDSGVDMSELNQTSGRRAVTLERNATFIKSKHAPL, from the exons ATGAAACAAGAGCCCTTTCAGCACCAACAGCAAATCCTCCAACCTCTGCCAG GTTCTGCCTTTAATCTGAAGGTCCAGGTCATTGACATGCTGAGTCGTCAGTACCTGAGCCAGGCAGTGGTGGAGGTCTACATCAACTATACCAGGACCAACACAGCTCTTACTGGGGAGGACGGTGGTGTCTTGCTTCATGTACCTTACCAAACTGGGCTGCCTGTCACACTTGCAGCCAGCAAGAACGGCtacattcacacactgctgcctTGTAAAATCAGCAGAATGCCAA TATTTTCATCAGTTACTGTGACACTACTTGGTCGGAATCAAGGGAACATCTGGCTGTTTGAAGATTCTTTCCTCATCACTGGAAAAACATCTG ATGCTCCATTCCAGCCCGTTGTCAAGTTCCCCAAAGGCCTGCTGAATCTGACAGACAGCAGTGATATCTCCTCTTTTAAGGCTTACCTGACCATACCCAAGCTCCCGTCAGAGGAGGATGGCTTTCTCAACACTGTGGGCGTCATGAGCAGTAAATCAG GGTACGTCAGTGTGGAGTTGAGTCCGGTGGCGGCTGTCAGTGTGCAACTCTTCTACCGAGACGTAGAGTTAAATGTCAGTGGACCCGTACAGATCAGCCTCACTCTTCCTGACAACTGTGGACTTCAGACTTCAAACATTGTTCCTGCATGGTTATATAACAGCACCACTG GTGGATGGATGAGAAAGGGACTAGGGACGGTGTTGTTGGTTGATGAAAAGCTCAGATGGACGTTTACAGCTCCTCACCTTGGCTACTGGATTGCAGCACCTTTGCCGTCCACCAGAG GTTTCTTTGGACTTGCCATCCTCATTGACTTCATCTCGCGCCACTCATCTTTCCTGATGGTGTTCCTTGGAGGAGTGATTTTTATTGTCATCAGTCTTACGGTTGTATTATTGCATTATTGCAG AAGTACCCCAAGTAAGGCGAAGATGATCCTTCCAGTGACAACGAAAGACCAAACCACCTCCACATGCGACGACAAAGTCTTTGATGTATCTTCAGGCGACACCTCTCATTCACAGGATGGACTGAATCAATCATTTACAGAACGAGGGGATAACCAGCACAATGCCGCTGTTTCCATATATAATGGCAATGTAATTGCCAATCCCAGTGCTGTGGCCATTGCGCTTGAGTGTGCCGAGCTGGACCTCAACACTGATCCTAATGATTTCACTACAGAGCAGATGAGAGTTCCGGTATCTCTGACagataatttgtttttttacaaccaACCTGTTGCCATTCTTCATGCCCCAGCATTCTTTCATTTGGAAGAGCAACTAGAGCAGCCACAGTGGAGCAAGTCAGCCACTCTGCCTCGAGCAGGGGTTTCAAACAGCGCTGTCACAGAGCCGCAGGGCAAAAACAACTTCACCCAGACTGTGCCCAAAAGTCCTTCTGCCACCCAGAACCAGGCGGTAGAAACTGAAGACCAGCTTGGAGTTTTAGAGGATTGTCGGGCATCAACCTCCAACACATCCAGAAGTCAATATGGCCTCCCAGAGTCTGTGTCGGTCCCAggaacattaaataaaataaggggGAACAGACACTCTATGCATGCCTTGGCAGAACTTTCTAAAATCCCCTCACCTCAGCCTCCTCGGGCCTGGTTTGTCTCATTGGAGGGTAAACCCGCAGCTGAGATCCATTACAGTGtgtcagagcagcagaggagacgAAGGCCAGTCGAGAGTCGAGAGACCAGTTTAGATTCGGGCGTGGATATGAGCGAGCTGAACCAGACATCTGGAAGGAGGGCTGTAACACTGGAGCGCAATGCTACTTTTATCAAAAGCAAACATGCACCTTTGTAG